In a single window of the Sulfitobacter sp. M39 genome:
- a CDS encoding ATP-binding protein, with protein MKGIGIPEGSESVIFEEFGQIDSSDQRKFQGTGLGLSISKRIVDAHGGSIAYKSKLGVGTTFCVVLKAADAAKAVKPESYSTAA; from the coding sequence ATCAAGGGCATCGGGATTCCCGAGGGCAGTGAAAGCGTCATCTTCGAGGAATTCGGCCAGATCGATTCAAGCGACCAGCGCAAGTTTCAGGGCACGGGCCTTGGCTTGTCGATCTCGAAACGTATCGTGGATGCCCACGGCGGCAGCATCGCCTATAAAAGCAAGCTCGGCGTGGGCACCACCTTCTGTGTTGTGCTCAAGGCAGCGGATGCGGCCAAGGCGGTTAAGCCCGAAAGCTATTCCA